In Miscanthus floridulus cultivar M001 chromosome 5, ASM1932011v1, whole genome shotgun sequence, one genomic interval encodes:
- the LOC136449798 gene encoding cysteine proteinase inhibitor 12-like: MRVAATRLAAAPPPIRFLLLLVLLGSASLAIGAAMAGHVLGGVKDNPAAANSAESDGLGRFAVDEHNKRENALLEFVRVVEAKEQVVAGTLHHLTVEAIESGKKKLYEAKVWVKPWLNFKELQEFSHKGEATTFTNADLGAKKGGHEPGWREVPVEDPVVKDAAHHAVKSIQERSNSLFPYELLEIVRAKAQVAEDFAKFDILMKLKRGSKEEKIKAEVHKSLEGAFVLNQHQPAEHDESSSQ, encoded by the exons ATGCGCGTTGCCGCGACTCGACTCGCCGCCGCTCCCCCTCCGATCCGCTTCCTGCTCCTCCTGGTGCTCCTCGGTTCCGCGTCCCTCGCGATCGGAGCAGCCATGGCCGGCCACGTCCTCGGCGGCGTGAAGGACAACCCCGCCGCCGCCAACAGCGCCGAATCCGACGGGCTCGGCCGCTTCGCCGTCGACGAGCACAACAAGCGCGAG AACGCGCTGCTAGAGTTCGTGCGCGTGGTGGAGGCCAAGGAGCAGGTGGTGGCCGGCACGCTGCATCACCTCACGGTCGAGGCCATCGAGTCGGGGAAGAAGAAGCTCTACGAGGCCAAGGTCTGGGTCAAGCCATGGCTCAACTTCAAGGAGCTCCAGGAATTCAGCCACAAAGGGGAGGCCACCACCTTCACCAACGCCGACCTCGGCGCCAAGAAAG GTGGACATGAGCCTGGTTGGCGTGAGGTTCCTGTAGAGGATCCTGTGGTCAAAGATGCTGCACACCATGCTGTGAAATCTATCCAAGAGAGGTCCAACTCCCTATTTCCCTATGAACTTCTTGAGATCGTTCGTGCCaaggcacag GTTGCGGAGGACTTCGCAAAATTTGACATTCTGATGAAACTGAAGAGAGGCAGCAAGGAGGAGAAGATCAAAGCCGAGGTCCATAAGAGCCTGGAAGGGGCTTTTGTACTAAACCAGCATCAGCCGGCGGAGCATGATGAGTCGAGCAGCCAGTGA